A DNA window from Ranitomeya imitator isolate aRanImi1 chromosome 2, aRanImi1.pri, whole genome shotgun sequence contains the following coding sequences:
- the IER5L gene encoding immediate early response gene 5-like protein, with protein MECALDAQSLISLSLRKIHSSRTQRGGIKLHKNLLVSYVLRNARQLYLSERYAELYRRQPFPPQPMECAPVEEIPELSPLQIPEEEDEMQQLPRIQPDMLEPVEEPLELPPCALAPHPAKDLLHGGSFYPRSCCSEASAGAGAHCSQTTVLDLDTHVVTTVENGFLHQDCCASQCPCHGAPCPAALPAAPKRRYPPAGYSYSGGGPGEDDDLEPHCVPCKRGRYEDFCPQLAPPEPADSSNISNLISIFGSGFSGLMSRQAEPEPSVNGHLCGKQALASLGAWTRAIVAF; from the coding sequence ATGGAGTGCGCCCTGGACGCGCAGAGCCTGATCAGCCTGTCCCTGCGGAAGATCCACAGCTCCCGCACCCAGAGAGGCGGCATCAAGCTGCACAAGAACCTGCTGGTGTCCTACGTCCTGCGCAACGCCCGGCAGCTCTACCTGAGCGAGCGCTACGCGGAGCTGTACCGGCGGCAGCCCTTCCCGCCGCAGCCCATGGAGTGCGCCCCGGTGGAGGAGATCCCGGAGCTGAGCCCCCTGCAGATCCCGGAGGAGGAGGACGAGATGCAGCAGCTGCCGCGGATACAGCCCGACATGCTGGAGCCCGTGGAGGAGCCGCTGGAGCTGCCGCCGTGCGCCCTGGCGCCGCACCCGGCCAAAGACTTACTGCACGGAGGCAGCTTCTACCCCCGGAGCTGCTGCTCGGAAGCCTCCGCCGGAGCCGGCGCTCACTGCAGCCAGACCACGGTGCTGGACCTGGACACTCACGTAGTGACCACCGTGGAGAACGGCTTCCTGCACCAGGACTGCTGCGCCTCGCAGTGCCCGTGCCATGGCGCACCGTGCCCGGCTGCGCTCCCGGCGGCTCCCAAGCGCAGGTATCCCCCGGCGGGGTACAGCTACAGCGGCGGCGGCCCGGGCGAGGACGACGACCTGGAGCCCCACTGCGTGCCCTGCAAGAGGGGCCGCTACGAGGACTTCTGCCCGCAGCTGGCGCCGCCGGAGCCCGCGGACTCCTCCAACATCTCCAACCTGATCTCCATCTTCGGCTCCGGCTTCTCGGGACTGATGAGCCGGCAGGCGGAGCCGGAGCCCAGTGTGAACGGGCACTTGTGCGGCAAACAGGCGCTGGCCAGCCTGGGGGCATGGACTCGGGCCATCGTGGCGTTCTAG